Within the Phaseolus vulgaris cultivar G19833 chromosome 9, P. vulgaris v2.0, whole genome shotgun sequence genome, the region CTCACAATCAaggccaattcaatcggttgaatcgagttttcaatcaattgttttttaaaaatcttaaaatttttTGTTAAGTCTGGTAAATATGTTTTCCATGATTCTAAACTGTTTGGGCCCTTGATTAAAAGTCTTAAACGACTATTTTTTAGACTATATAACTGGTGTTTACATCTCTGAATAAAGAGAGATCAGATtaccaaaaaaattaataagttttttcaagattgcaagattgcttaaaactttgttttagttaagagtggaataggaacTGCTGTAATTCTTCTGTATCAGGTGTGATCTTTTCTGTTCTTACTTGTATATGTTTTCATATTTGTAAAACTTGTAAGGTGTTGGTGTATacagtcagagggtgttctaaCTTGTAGTGAATTGTGTATCAAAGAGGGTGAATGTTCTAGACATGTTCAATATCACCTCTTTGGTatttgtgtgtttgtaatctaggattgattacatagtgaattctcagtggttagtcgaggactggatgtagctctggttatgagtgaaccaatataaattcttgtgtgaatttctctatccctCACTCCTTAAAACTGtttgaattgtgtttttataaactgccgataaaaacaatcggttgattcgcataaacaaccgattgatcttctagaatcaattaaaaacaattttgtttatTGGCTGATCTGATTGCTTCTTTCGTGCTTCTtcattaatcttcattcttggCTAGTATTTtcgaaaatatttcattaaaaaattcaCCCCCTATTGTTTAaagccattaattctaacacaATGAACTAAAAAATGAAGAGTATTGACATGCATACATTGGTCAAATACTATGTCCAAGTCACGACATGAAAAGAACCTCAAAAGGGAAGTCTAAGTCAAGTCGAATATGGACAATATATGAGAACAACATGGTCGAACCAAAAATGATTCATATTGTTAAACACCAGGACACACAAAAAGAACATGTCCCAATATTACTAGAGTTTCCACTTTTcgttattaattatgtttcatttcgcatattaaatgaatgaccatctatcatttattttccttttatgtTTAACATATActacatatttttataattaacaaCAATTCACAACTAATAAAcatgaaaacatttaaaaacaaattacatttatgttatttaaaactaatgtatcattattaattatgtttcatttcgcatattaaatgaatgaccatctatcatttattttccttttatgtTTAACATATActacatatttttataattaacaaCAATTCACAACTAATAAACAcgaaaacatttaaaaacaaattacatttatgttatttaaaactaatgtattgtttttttcacctttaactaatatataaattatattttaattaatgttcatcacatatttcatttttctttataatttattatatttatttataattaaatatgattatataatatttttattataatttatgacatatatttatatataactcaTTATTTACACAATCtctcaatttaaatataattttttcttaatttttattttaaaattataatttatacatttttttaattaaacctaataataaatttattcacttaattctttttattattacataCATATCATCAATCATCgataaataacttaatttttatttataattttttaaagcattcagttaatattttttttataaaatatccaaataattttatttaatttttactattacttattttgatatctttttaacaaaaaaaaaaataccaacatTTAATTTGGTACcaacattataatttattataactttttcaccctaattttattataaaaatatatttttattataatttattcttcacaattcaaatttactataaaaatacaaaaaaacaaaataatgttataattttatatttattttatccataatatttacttacatcaaaatatctataaaatattttatttcattatgtttgtattgatattttttcataaatttttatatatttaatttttaatttttaaatttcaaatttcaaattttcttctatttcaattttataaatatttaaattcactataattttataaatatttaaattcactattattttataaatatttaaaatttattcttcccatatttaattaaaatttacaaaacattttttacttaaaaaagtatttaaaaattattttattttattaattcttattttgtttattctaaccaaattttaagatttttttttaaaatacaaaatgaaaCAATGGAAAAAAGTGGTgttaaattggaaaaaaaaatgttaaataaagaaataaaaacaaaagaatgttAGATggtaaaataaaagtgaaaagtgctatatgaagaaaaaaagtcACACAAAtgcttttttattataatttcataaaaaaaattatacattataagtttagactaaagaaaaaaattaaaattaacttattctaaagaaaaaattaaaaattaacttcTTACTTTTTTCTCATATAActtttcttacattttttatatttttaaatctataAATCCCTACGTGCAAACAACAACCATATTTGTCACCACCCCCACATGGCAGCAGAAGTCCCTCAATtaaaatggaaaagaaaatattcaaTCTCTGTAGCTGACGTCTCCTCAGATAATTGGTTAACTAACAATGAAAGTTTACTGAAATAATTAGTTAGCGATTTTTTTAAAGGAAtttcttcataaaaaaattataaaaaaagaaaaataattcagaaatatttttatactattAGTCAATAAGAAATTATCGTGGTTCaactttcaaaatatttattaacacATTATAAAGTAAAAAGCTTACTATACATTACAATATCTAGGTGAATGATAACGTAAAATACTTTACGTAGTTAATCtatagaaattaaattcatttttagaatttaaaatttttcaaTTACTTTATCTAGAATACATTGTAGGTTCAAGCCGAAGGCTTCATATCGACAGAGTTTAGCTTCATATAACATTATAACTCTTGTTAACaagtaatataaaaaagtaaaacatcCAATTCAGAAAAGTTAAAGTACATCGGTTTCTCTAGggcattaattaatttatttttggaaaatACCTGATGGCAAATAATTTATCCTACCAACTAAATTTGAGAATCTATAATTCTAAGCCTTCAGACATTACTCTACATTAGAATTGAGAAAGTATAAGCTAACTAGTAACATTCATTAGGACTGTATAAGCTATAATATCATTAGAATTGGGAATGAATTAGCCTAACTAAAAGGAAGAGGGTTGTTCCACTCATTATAAGAAATCTTTTGAAGAAACACCTTATCCATAAAATTGTGATAACAAGAATCGTGATCATGAGTCCCAACCTAACAAGTAATTGCCATGCCTGTTTGAATGAATTTCTCCATATCTGCCTCctaatataagaaaattaataaaaggaaGAGTTTCATTTCtatatttcctttttatttttctcacttAGAAGGAGTTTTGTAGAGAAATTTGTCCACATAAACTCATTCTATGAAAAGAACCCtatcaatttaaaagaaattgtgATACTGAGTTACATTTAATTCAGAAGCCATTCTCATCCAATAAGAACAGGCTTACAAATGATCTTAAAGGTTTTTACAAAGTAAATGAAAGAATGAAAACGGTGGTTAAGTAAACAAGGATTACCATGCTAGTTAAATAAACCATTTTGCAAAGGGAAAACAAGCAAAATAGCATCGTAACTGCATTTTTGGCATGTTAGTTAAATCAACCACTGTGTAGGAGCGAATACTTACAAAACGATAAACCAAGGTAATGAATTAACCAAATCCAGAGAACATAGAGAGATGGAGAGATTGCAAACATTGAAGAAATTAAAGCATATAGGAACAAGGACTTGGCCCCCCCATGAATCTTTGGTTTAACTAATTGTGATTTTCATAAAAGGTTAGATATCAAACAGTAAATGGTGGATGAGTGTGGATTCAATATCAAATGTATAATAAATTATGCAACTGCTAAAGTATACGGAGCGTCGTGCTGCCATTGGACAAACCTGCGGAGCCATTGAATTATGAGTAAAGTAATCCATCAATTTTATCTCTGAACTATTACTCCCTAATTAAGTAGTGTAAAAAGTAATTCAAATCCTATTAACTAGCCTcctaaagaataaaaaaaattcaaattggcCCCTAAACTTTACTAATTCAAagattacttaaaaaaattattgcattAGAGAAGGTAATAGTTTGAGGACAAAATTGATGATTTATTCTTGAATTATTGAACAATCAAGTATTGCAGTTGAGGTGTGCTGGAAGGAGCAATAGTTTGCATCAGGATTTAAGGAAAATTAAGAATTACTCAGCAAAGTCACTTAACATATGAACAAAACTCCTAATAACTGAGCTCACTTCAGAGGAAAAGTTATCTGATAATCAAATTCAACTAGCAACAGTAAGCTTTCTAAGCTCAGTTTCTACACGGAAGATTATAATTTCTATTCATTATTCATTCTCACATGACATTGTATTTAATATGAATCTCTAAGAGCAAACACTTGAAATCCTCAACAAGAATCACTACCATACGATAAGCATACCAGTGTATTCCTGGAAAGCAACAAACACCTTCAAAGACTATTATTTTTGAAAGTCTACTTTCCATTATAAGAGAGCACAGGAACAATTGAAATTGTTTGTTCAGAGATCGAAAACAGTAGAAAAAACTCACGGATCATTATTCTGTGGAAAAGAGGCCGCGAAGGCGAGAAGCGAAGAGGCCGGAGGAGTCACGAGAAGCTTCTCGAAGGAGGTCGCGCTTGATGTTTCTGATGCGGTCGGAGAGAGAAGCGTGGTCGTCCCTGAGGTCGCGGACATCTTCTTCGAGGTTGTGGATTTTGTATTTCTGCCCTAAAGATCGCATGCTGAGGAGAAGGATTCCCGTCATGGCGAATAATTGAATGAAGCTGTCCTTCCGTTTCATCGCGTGAGACAGAAACCCTAACCCCTTCTTCGAGTTCTCCGCGGCGGTGCCCGGTGTCGGAGAGGCTGAGGAAGAAGCCATGGCTATCAAACCACCACAACAAGCAAGGTACAGAACCTAACCTCTCTGCAATACAAATCGCAAGGAATGTGAAGCGGAATAAGTTGTGAGTGAACCTtgctttttgttattttttaaaatctcagaaaaatttaataactagttatttttatttaaaaaagtaaataaattcaTCTATATTGTGGTGatttatgagttttttttaagaagTTCGTTCCCAAGGTTactatttaataacattttagttttgaaaaataaaaaaaaatgttttaatcttTATAGATAAGAGAATATTtgcttttaatataaaaaaaactattttttttacaaatggTAAAGATGAGTCTAGAAGGGCAAAGACTTCCTAACGAAATTTTTAAATTCcgaaaatatcttttatttcggaaatgaaaatccttaattaaaaataatatatttcagaaAAGTAGATCGGGAAGAAATTattgtgttttaaaaataaaaatctgaaaaaaaaatcaaaattctatttcagataaaaaatttagaattaaaaataatacattttagaaAAGTAAATCCGAAAGAAATTATTGTGTTCTAGAAAAGGGGTctagaatgtatttttatatgtattttttttaaggacATTTTCGTCGAAGTAATTGCCGTCAAGAAGAGTCATTGATATTCTCATAAACGCAAGCACTTACCATTCTCACAAACATAGGAAACATATCGAGGGTATTTTGTCAATTTTTTAAGATTGAAATTAACTTAGTAAACAGGGGCTGAGAATAGAAAACACTGAAA harbors:
- the LOC137823188 gene encoding uncharacterized protein; its protein translation is MASSSASPTPGTAAENSKKGLGFLSHAMKRKDSFIQLFAMTGILLLSMRSLGQKYKIHNLEEDVRDLRDDHASLSDRIRNIKRDLLREASRDSSGLFASRLRGLFSTE